From the genome of Puniceicoccus vermicola:
GCTTCGAGATGGATGTCTGGTACGTCGACAACCTCTCTCTGGGACTCGACTTGAAGATCCTCGCGATGACCTTTTTCAAGGTGTTTCAGCGCGAGGGGATCTCCGCCGAGGGTCACGCGACCATGGAAGAGTTTCGCGGGACCGCTCAGAAGGGGAAAGATCCCGATTCCGCCGCGGTCAGGAATCCGCGTCGCGGAAGTTGACCACCGTGATTCCGGGAAGCGCTTTGTAGCGCAGCGGAGACCCGGTCAGAATCTTCAATTCGTTTTGCTTGGCGATGGCCCCCTCGATTGCGGTCTCGAGTGGGATATCGTGCGCGCGAAATAAGGACGCTGTGCGGGCGATGAGAGGCTCGTCGAAGGAAATGACAGGGAAAGCCTTAATAAACCGCTCCACGATCTCCTCGCCGTCCGCACCGGCGGAAGCGAGAAGGCGGATGCTGGTCGGGACGCTGATCGCAAAAGACGAACGGCTGTTCGCCTCCGCGAATCGACGTGCGTCCCCGGTTTTTCCCTCCAGAGATTCTCTCCAGATGTTTTCGACGAATTCGATGTCAGCGAGGAAATCCATTCAAATTTCCTTACGCGTCTTCCGGCTTCTTCTCGCCTTCTTCCTCGTCTTCGTCTTCCTCGTCTTCGTCCCACTTCATGGTGTCGTCTTCTTCGAGGGTCTCGTCTTCGCTGTCGAGATCGTCGAATTCCTCTTCGACGGCATCCTCTTCGGAGGGAGCCTTGCGCTCTTCATCGGCTTCGAGTTCGTAGCCTTCCGGCACGTATTCGAGGATCGAGGTGATTTCCTGGAAGAAGTGGGTCGCCCGTCCTTCGAGAAGGTCGCTGTTTTGCTGTTCGCGGATTTCCTCTTCCAGCTCTTCGATGGTCAGTTTCTGAGCAAAGTCGATGAGGTCGTTGAGCATCCGAACCCGGAGGCGTGTGACGTGTTCGATGAAGTCGGCGTAGGGGCCTTTCTCTTCGTCGATTACGTCGGGCAGGGCGAAGAGGGGCTCGTCCGCTTCGAGAAGCGATCCCTTCGTGCGCACCAGACGGACGTATCCGTCCTTGATCTCCTTATCGATGGAGAAACCAAAAAAGGCGTTCTCAAAGAGCTGGGGATCGAGGTTGTATTCTTGGAGGGGTTCAAGCAGATCGATCACGTAGGCTACCTGTCGGGGATCGACGATGCCGAGACCGTCGACATCCCAGTGGATGTCGTCACTGATCTCTTCTACCCACCAGTTGAGGTCGGAACCGAGTCGTGCAATGCACCAATTTAATTTTGGGTTGGCCTGAGACATAAGACACTCGACGCCGCAATTTTCTCCTTTATGCAAACCAAAAGTGTTTGCGATCTCGAATTTTTCGGAGTCCGATGGGTTTGAGCGACCGCTTATCAGCCAATGGATCTATTTTACGAAAAGATACTTCGTCCCCTTTTTTTTCGCCTCGGACCGGAGCGGGCGCATGAATACGGAAGAAATTTTCTGCAAACCCTCAGCACGGTTCAGCCGGCCTGTCGGCTTCTGGCGAAATTCACCCAAGGACGAGGAGAATCGATTGAATTAGCGGGTCTGAAGTTTCCGAACCACATCGGTCTCGCCGCTGGGATGGACAAGGACGCTGAATTTGTTCCCGCCGCTGCTGCCCTCGGGTTCGGTCATGTCGAGGTTGGCACCGTGACTCCGAAGCCGCAGCCGGGCAATCCTCAGCCGCGCCTGTTCCGCTATCCCGAGCACGAGGCGATTGTGAACCGGATGGGTTTCAACAATCACGGCATGGAGGCGATGGGCAAGCGGCTGCGCCGACTCCCGGCTCCCGGCAAGAGAATCGCTCCAGTCGGAGTCAACATCGGCAAGAACAAGAATACGGCCCTGGAGGACGCGGCGTCGGATTACCTCTCGTGTTTTGAGCACCTGGTCGACCTTGCCGACTATTTTACCGTCAACGTCAGCAGCCCGAACACCGAAGGTCTGCGGGAGTTGCAGGAGAAGGACCGCCTTCTGGAGATTCTTGGAGGCTTGGAAGAGCGCAATCGGGCGCGTAAGGCTGGAACCGTCCCCATCTTTCTGAAAATTGCTCCCGATCTCACTTTTCACCAAATTGGCGAAATCCTCGAGGTCGTCGCCGAGAGTGGGGTGGCCGGATTGGTGGCAACCAATACCACCATCGGTCGCGATTCCCTGCCAGCGGGCCGGGAATACGAGCATGGTGGCCTCTCAGGGAGCCCTCTTCAGCTACGTTCTACCCAGATCATCCGCTTCATCTCCCGTGAGACCGGTGGAAAGCTACCCCTCATCGGAGTGGGAGGAATCCACGATTCCGCCTCGGCTGCGGAGAAGCTCGATGCCGGTGCCCATTTGATTCAGCTCTACACCGGCTGGATCTATCGCGGTCCCTTCTTTGCCCGCACCCTTGCCCGCTCTCTCCGCTTCCATCGGGAGAACTGGTAGCTCGCCTCGTTGCTCTCAGGCTAGGGGCATTGCTTGCAACCCAGCTGCGTATTGAGCAGAGAGGCCATTTTGAGCTCAATGAAATCGTCCAGAATAGGATAAAAGAAAAGATGGCCGGACCATACGGTGGTGACAACGGCTAGCGCGAATCGCGCTAGGTTAAGGGTTTGAGCGGGAAAATTTTGATATAGGGGACTCTTGATGAGGAACCACTCCACCCCGCGTCCGCGGGATTCCCCTTTACCTGTAGCACGGGAGGAGTCTTTCTGTAATTTTCTGACTCCCCTCCTACGAGTAGGAGGAGGGGACCCCCGACTATGTCGGGGGTGGGGAGGTTTCCATTCCATACAACCTCTTAAACTTGTGC
Proteins encoded in this window:
- a CDS encoding type II toxin-antitoxin system VapC family toxin; protein product: MDFLADIEFVENIWRESLEGKTGDARRFAEANSRSSFAISVPTSIRLLASAGADGEEIVERFIKAFPVISFDEPLIARTASLFRAHDIPLETAIEGAIAKQNELKILTGSPLRYKALPGITVVNFRDADS
- a CDS encoding quinone-dependent dihydroorotate dehydrogenase; its protein translation is MDLFYEKILRPLFFRLGPERAHEYGRNFLQTLSTVQPACRLLAKFTQGRGESIELAGLKFPNHIGLAAGMDKDAEFVPAAAALGFGHVEVGTVTPKPQPGNPQPRLFRYPEHEAIVNRMGFNNHGMEAMGKRLRRLPAPGKRIAPVGVNIGKNKNTALEDAASDYLSCFEHLVDLADYFTVNVSSPNTEGLRELQEKDRLLEILGGLEERNRARKAGTVPIFLKIAPDLTFHQIGEILEVVAESGVAGLVATNTTIGRDSLPAGREYEHGGLSGSPLQLRSTQIIRFISRETGGKLPLIGVGGIHDSASAAEKLDAGAHLIQLYTGWIYRGPFFARTLARSLRFHRENW